Part of the Zygotorulaspora mrakii chromosome 2, complete sequence genome, TGGAAGCCAGAAAGGGTTCAAATATGGTATTACCAACTACTTATAAAGCGGCTTCATTCCTTCAACAACTCTCAATTCTCTGTTCAAGAACATTCAAGAACACCTATAGAAACCCCAGATTATTATTGGCAAATTATCTGTTGACATTGATTTTAGGGTCATTCTTGGGGATTTTATATTACGATGTCTCCAATGATATAAGTggttttcaaaatagaATGGGgttatttttcttccttctaACTTACCTTGGGTTTGTTACTTTCCCAGGATTAAGCTCCTTTGCATTAGAAagaatcattttcattaaGGAACGCTCAAACAATTACTATAGCCCATTGGCATATTATATGAGTAAAATTTTGAGTGATGTTTTACCACTAAGAGTTGTCCCACCTGTAATTTTGGCCCTAGTAGTATATCCACTGGTGGGATTGAATATGGGTGAACAAgcgtttttcaaatttattggcgttttgattttattcAACTTAAGTATCTCCTTAGAAGTCCTGACGATAGGTATTTTCTTCGAAGATTTGAACAATTCAATCATATTCAGTGTACTAGTTTTACTCGGGTCATTACTATTCAGTGGACTGTTCATCAACACAAAGGATATTACAAATGTTgcattcaaatatttgaaaaatctgtcACTATTCTACTATGCATATGAATCACTATTGATAAATGAGGTCAAAACACTAATGTTGAGAGAAACCAAATACGGGTTGAAGATTGAAGTTCCAGGCGCAACAATATTGAGTACATTTGGTTTCAttgttaaaaattttgtattCGATGttaaaattttgattttgttcaacatcatttttttaattttggGTTATATGGCTCTTAAAATCATAGTGATAGAACAGAAGTAAGGACAAATTattatataaatatatgaTATATTAACCTATGAAGGTTTGTAATTTAAGACTACATCAGGAATGGATAATAGGTAGACCATTGAGTCTAATGTCACCTTATACGCACAGCGCGTTGAAATCCAAACTGGTACGCGAtgacatgaaaaaaagctgACTGTATCTGATAGTCTACGTTCCATTGAAAGTGAAGGAAAGCTGCTGCAGCTGAAGATCGAAACCAATATGAACAGCCTTTTGGAGACCTCGATTGAGCTCTCTGATACAGCTAAGGAACTCCATCTGAAAATGGTACGAGGAGGACCGGGGGTAATGTTCACACAGATTGAATTGCAGGGATTCATTGGAGTGTCATCTCTAGGTGACCTGATGCTTATCATACAAGAATTGCTGGATAAGAACTTGATCAAGCTTGTCAAACAGAACAACGAGCTCAAATTCCAAGCAGTGGGTATCGATGAAGCACAGAAAAAATCCACAATGTCTGCAGAGGAATCGCTGGTCTACTCATACATCGAGGCCAGCGGCAGGGAAGGTATATGGACCAAGACTATCAAGGCCAAGACAAACCTACATCAGCACGTTGTGCTCAAATGCTTGAAGAGTCTTGAATCACAGCGGTACGTTAAAAGTGTCAAAAGTGTCAAGTTTCCCACAAGAAAAATCTACATGCTCTACAATCTACAACCATCCATCGATGTCACAGGTGGACCATGGTTCACGGACAGTGAACTAGATGTCGAATTCATCAACAGTCTGTTGACAATCGTCTGGCGTTTTGTGTCCGAAAAGACCTTCCCGGACggtttcaaaaattttagtGGCAGCAACATCGAGAAGCTGTACTCCCCCGATGTCAAAAACTACTCCACAACCCAAGACATACTTGATTTCATCATAGGCGCTCAGGTTGCGAATGTTGAGTTGACAACGACTAATATACGGTCTCTATGCGATGTACTGGTGTACGATGACAAACTGGAAAAAGTCCATCATGACTGCTACAAGGTTACCTTACAGAGCGTTTTGCAAATGACTCAAACTGCGTCAAAGGACGCAGAGTTCTGTATCTTCGATTATTACAATTCAATCGCACCTTCACAGAACGACAAAGACGCCGTGTATTTTGACGAATGGCCACTGTAGTGTGGGGCATCCCACGTCGCCACTGCCGCCAACGTCAATATGACCCTTTAACGCATATATAGAAACTGTATCTTTCAAGATCCCATATTTATCCACACCGTTCGCCCCATCAATTAGCGGGCTGCTCTGCCGCACCTCTGTATGAGTCAAGTTCGCCAGCCTGCCATTCTGGTGATTTGAACCAATGCAAATGCATGCAGAGAAGGAGAATATGCCTGCTTTCCATCCAAAGTGAATCTGGATAAAATGaaagcttctttttggtttttctttccattagACCGTGTATCTCCGATACTCCGGTTGCCACTTCCGGTCCCGCGGAGCCGCGCAGCTTTCTCCGCTCCGGGTCACCTCTTTCGCTAGGCTTCCGCGGCTGTGTTGTGGAGATTCACCCCCGCATTCCTCCAGGCGGTGCTGACTGTACGGAACAGAAATGAAACGGCACGACGTGCCATGAACCACGGCTTTGGGGGGGTACGAATCGGCGAAGAAGGTAGCAGACAGAATACGGACTGCCCTCACCCCTCACCCCATTCTGGCTCTAGCGAAGATGTAGACACGATTAAAATTGTGGggaaaacaaagaaatcTTAGGGATGAATGACATCGTTATAGTGGTTCAACACCAAAGCAACGATCACCATCTCAAAAACtcaacaattgaaattcGCCCTTTTTGTTCGATGTTGTGCGCCCTTTGGACTGTAACCCCGGAGCGATGTCTCATCGATCTATCGGAGTAGCCAAACGGGACGACAGTTATAACACTTTACTTGCCGATCGAATAACAAGACGCAGAGACCATCATCACCATGTTCATCAACTATCGAAGTGGAGATTGTACTTCTGTAGCCGCGTGCAGGGTCTTTGAACCCCATCGCATGACAGGAATAGAGAAGTacacaaaatgaaaaaagggCTATAAAAGCCATGAACCTTGCGCAATTGCACAAAAACAAATGGCCACTTCAGATGAAAGagaattgattttttttcaacaagaaagaagaggTCAACACGACACAACCAAAATAATAGCAGGCGGTTCCGAAATAGCTTTTCCTACAATGATGAACTCGGacaaagaacaaacaaGCCACGACGAGATGGACCCTCGCACGTCGATCCCAAGCAACACGCACCCGTACAACGATATTGAGCAACAGGATCCGTCGCAGGAACAGATAAACAAGATTTACACCAGCGGGGATAACAACGAGTACATTTATATCGGTAGACagaaattcttgaaaaacgACTTGTATGAAGCGTTTGGTGGTACTTTGAACCCCGGTTTAGCCCCTCCATCGAAGCATAAGTTTGCCAATCCAGCTCCTTGGGACTATCTGCGTTTGCTCTGACGACGTTTGTACTGTCGATGTTCAACGCGCGGGCCATGGGTATCCTGGTGCCCAATGTTGTTGTTGGTTTGGCGATGTTCTACGGTGGTCTCGTTCAACTGATCGCGGGCATCTGGGAGATTGCCCTGGAGAACACGTTCGGTGGCACGGCCTTGTGCTCGTACGGAGGCTTTTGGCTAAGTTTTGCCGCGATATACATACCATGGTTTGGCATCTTGGAGGCGTATGAAGGACAAGAGACGGATCTAAGCAATGCACTGGGGTTCTATCTATTGGGCTGGTCTATCTTCACTTTTGGATTGACCGCTTGCACGTTGAAGTCAACTGCAATGTTTTTCGCATTGTTTTTCCTGCTGGCCATCACATTCTTGTTGCTCTCCATAGGTGAGTTTGCTGGCTCAGTAGGCAGTACTAGGGCGGGAGGTGTAATGGGGGTTGTTGTTTCATTTGTTGCGTGGTACAATGCGTACGCAGGTGTGGCTACAAGACAAAACTCCTATCTCTTGGCAAGACCTTATCCATTACCAACTAACGAAAGAACAATTTTTTAGCGACTTTCACgactttcttcttcttctaaTTAGAAATGCTTTCATttaatttattttattttattttgttttattttattttattttattttattttattttattttattttattttattttattttattttattttattttattttatttaaaTTTCCTTTATTAGTCTTTTGCTACTTTCATGTCATCTTTTGTGTCATCTGGCAAGAGGTGTGGGCTCCCCGTGTTATTACCAAGCATCTTGGGTCCTAACGTACCGGCGGGTTGCCATTATCACCGAGCCGCTGTACGTTGGTCTTGTTACCAATCACTCCGATTTCTCCGGTCCGCGTTTCCCATTTTTAGTGTTTCAGTCTCGGCTGTGGTTTTCCGTTTTCCGTTTTCCGACCTACGGGCcgaacaaaaaaagaagccTGTCCATTTTCGCGAAAAAAGGCACAGCGCGAGTGGGGCCAGTAAGGACCATGGCAACACTCAGCCAAGGAAAGAACAGGCCCTCAGCTCCGGACATTTCGCGGTGATGCATAACATCGGATGATCATCCATTACTCTTGGTCTATTGCTGTGGCAAGCCCGACTGGAATTGTTCCACATACTCGGTCCCCCATTCATCCATCCATCTGTGGCAGTAGTGTCACCTCTTATTATGCTGCTGCAGTCGCCCTTTCCCCTCTCTTTTTCCGTTGAGAAACCTGCATGTCATGAACTATTAGAGTTACACGATGATAAACTAAAGAGGGTGAAACTACCCTCTTTAATTCACATCTTGAACTGCTGCCATGCGCTACAACAGAACGCAATGGAGGTGGTTAAGCTGGTAAGGAAAATATTACGGTATCTCCTGTTTGCggtttcttctttttgcaaCGTATATAATAGCCAGGGTATGCGAATATCTCTCTAATTCTCTTGATGCTGCAAATGaaactcattttttgatcaagCGAACCATGTCAGACGTTGAAAAACATTCAAGCGAGCACGCCTCCTATCAACCGCAAGCATTAGTTTCCAGTGAGGAAGATACACGCTCAAACGATTTGACGAATATCTCATCTCCAGAGGAGGTGCACAAAATATACACCAGCGGAGATAACGACGAGTATATTTACATTGGCAGacagaaatttttgaaaaatgactTATGAAGCATTCGGTGGTACTCTGAACCCCGGTTTAGCCCCTCCATCGAAGCATAAGTTTGCCAATCCAGCTCCGGTTGGATTAGCTGGATTTGCATTAACCACCTTTGTTTTGTCAATGTGTAACGCAAAGGCAATGGGTATAACAATACCTAACGTCGTTGTTGGCCCTGCAATGTTTTATGGCGGTTTGGTTCAGTTGATTGCCGGGATCTGGGAAATTGCTTTAGAGAATACTTTCGGTGGCACAGCATTGTGTTCTTATGGTGGTTTTTGGTTAAGCTTTGGAGCAATTTACATACCATGGTTCGGTATCCTTGATGCATATGAAGGTGAGACGGATGAACTTAATAGTGCGCTGGGGTTTTACCTGCTCGCGTGGGCAATATTCACTTTTGGTTTAAGCCTCTGCACTATGAAATCGACGATTATGTTCTTTTCATTGTTTTTCTTACTGGGAGttacttttcttcttctctcaATTGGTTCCTTCATCGCCAATGAGAATGTCAATAGAGCTGGCGGAGTTGTTGGTGTAATAGTTTCCATTATTGCGTGGTATAATGCGTTTGCTGGTTTAACAAATAAACAAAACTCTTATCTAATAGTTCGTTCGATTCCACTTCCTTCCAATGAAATCCATCTATGATGAATCTGGCACCAACACACATAAACACATATAGAACTTTATATCTTTGCATACATGTAAACATTTTTACATTTCAGTTCCGTTTGTCCCATGCAGCACTTTTGGCCACACCTCGGCGGCTAAAGACTCACACTAAAGCATGCTACGCGTGTGCTCATGAGAACACAAGTGATTATGACTGGCTGTGTGTAAGTGCAACGAATGGCATACTATCAAGAAGATATATAGCAGATGGTTATTAAAGAATCGGAGTGTACTGCCATTAAGGCATTTCCGATAATGTGCGCCCTTCTCTTTATCATGTTGAGATGAAACGATATATTTTTACTTGGGTAATAAGATGATAGCCTCACAGTCTTAAGTTGGAACCGTGAATCGATAAATGCGTATCTATTTGTCGTCCATACGCTGCCAATATATGGAATCCTTCCTTCAAAGAAATTCTCCACACTAGGGAGAAATTTTGGGCAGTATAACTTTAGGTCTCACACGAATGTAATGGTaacatgaaaaattcaCCGCATCCTGAATATGGAGGCATAGTGGCTTGTTAGCACAGGTACAACGACTCGGACTATTTGCAATTTTGGGTAACattgcaaaatatttggCCCTACCAAGCTTCAGGGATTACCTTCTCATGTTCTGTCAAATatcttcaagaaatttcGAACAGAGAAGACATCCTTCCTTAACATCTGCTGTGAGCAATTGCTGTGAGAAATGGACCTCGTGGTTCCCAGTTTCGAGTTTCTTTCTAGATACAGCTGTGGCAAAGTATGTTAAAGATCCGTATAGACTAGTTTCATTTGAACAGGGAGATGTGAAGTTGATTATCTAAATTCTTAACGACTGAGATTTTCTATGAAATCAGCTTGTTTCATTATATGATGTGCCTGTTTCCTATCGCATCTGTGAAGAATCGCCAGTTCACTTTTCTCAAGAGGCGCGAGTTTCAGAGTAAAAAAGGAGGAAACCCAATATAAAGTGGAAGCCATTTGTACAAAATATCAGCAAGAACAAAAGTGAAATTCAGGAATCATCATGAGTTGGGAAGGCTTTAAAAAGGCCATCAATAGAGCTGGCCAAAGTGTTATTATTAAAGAGGTCGACAAGACAATCGACAAAGAATATGATATTGAAGAGCGTCGTTATAAAGTGTTACAAAGAGCTGGAGATGCTTTGCAAAAAGACGCTAAGGGATTCTTGGACTCCTTAAGAGCAGTCACAGCTTCACAAGTTACTGTTGCTGAAGTTATATCCAATTTGTATGATGATTCCAAATATGTGAGTGCTGGAGGTTATAATGTTGGTAATTATTATTTGCAATGTGTTCAAGATTTCGACTCTGAAACTGTAAAGCAATTGGATGGTCCATTTAGAGAAGCAGTTCTAGATCCAGTTTCCAAATTCTCCGCgtatttcaaagagatcGATGAAGCtgtgaagaaaagagaacacAAGAAACGAGATTACGATGCGGCAAAGGCAAAAGTTCGTAGACTGGTGGACAAGCCCGCAAAGGATGCGTCGAAACTGCCCAGAGCAGAAAAAGAGCTTGCGCTGGCAAAAGacatttttgataatttgaaCGACCAGTTGAAACAAGAATTACCCCAATTGATCGCTCTAAGAGTTCCATATTTCGACCCAAGTTTTGAAGCGCTTgtgaaaattcaattaagGTTTTGTACCGATGGATACACTAGATTGGCTCAAATCCAGCAATATCTAGACCAGCAATCGAGAGATGATTACGCAAATGGTCTTTTGGATGATAAAATTAATGATCTTTTACATCAAATGCAAAGTTTAGATATATGCGCCTTGGGTTTCAAATGATTTGTCCAAGTCCGCCCTCTTTACTCTCGAATACTATTCCTTCCTTTGTCCTCTTATTTTACAAGAATCTCGAGAAAGGTTACTAATAATCATGTATTGCTCTTAAATTTTAATAGGCTCTTTCTTCTCCGTATGCCGTTACTGTTTAGCATTTTTTATGTAAATTAAGTATGTCGAACTGCATGAAAGGACCCCTTTTTGTATGAGTAAACAAACCCTTCACAACTATCGAGTATTTAGTTGCATACCCCGTCACAAAGGTTAGAATTTACGTTTAATTCGTCGGTAAATATAcaaatccatttttcagTCTTATTCACAATCCACTTTTTTGGCAGAgaacattttcttcaacGAAATTCTTTTATCgggtttttcaaaagcattGCGGTGTAATTgccaaagaagaaagtaaTACGGCGACGCCAGACTAGCGAGCCTTATcaactaaaaaaaaataaactttCATTTAACGCCCTACTTTCATTGCAATATCCGTATTTCAATATTGTACTCCCAGTGTCAGCTCTAAAGCGTTCACGATAGTTTCCAAGGTTAAAGTGCATTAATGTAAATTAGACACAGAATGCACAGtaatcaattgaaaagtggAAGTTATAAGAAAAATGTATTTGATCTTTCCCTTGTTCAGTTCGAGATTTGGTGTACACGTGCTATTAAACACCCCAGAATAAGTATCATACTGCCTTTGCTGATTACTTTCCTCTTCTCCTACCCACTGCTATGGATCCTGCAAGAGCCATGGGAAGCATTTTCGAGCGCGAAGCACCATAACTATGTCAGTAAGATGGAAATAATTAACCTACGTGAACCAGCATTATTTGAGTCTCACGTCGATTTGAATTTACTACAAGTTTGGGTGAAGCCTTTGATGAAAACTAATATTCTCAATAAAAGGATGCTGTTAGATTCACTAGCATTTCAGGCAAGATTATTGAAAGGGGTTGATGATACGGCAATCCTTAGCTCTCCGTTTCACATTTGGAATCATTCACTCGAcgctttgaaaaaagatccATTACCGTTACGCACTATCAGCTCAaacatattgaaaattccaCGCTACTCGTTATTGGGAACATGGAAAATAAATGGAGTTGTATCCTCGGCTAGTGGATTTGTAATATCTTTGCTTGTCAATAGGGAAAATTTTGCTAACGTAAGCTCATTATTAAATAAGAATATTATTCaacttgatgaaatatcaaatattaCAGGTTATCATATTTTGCAAGATGCAAATCAAATACAGCGCCGAGATGTTGACGAAGTCTTGAAATATACTATGATATCTTCCAATATGTGGGATAATGGCGTATTTATAATTCTGTGCTTACTTTTGatgatatatttcattttttccatacaaagaacaaaaaattctgttaAATCAGCCTCTGGTATAGCAATAGCGATTGTTGTCCAAGTTGTACTGGTGGTAATATCATCCAGCACTATAacagattttttgtttaAAGCTAGCGATGAGAACcttccttttcatcttttataTCTGCCACTAGGTGTTATCCTAGTCAACAATCGGTTAAGAGTTATTAGAGACGTTTCCGGTTCGACTTTGCATTCCTACAGTTTATCAGAACGAAAAGGCAAAAgtcaaaagaagatatcTGAAGCATACGACGATCTACACGAAAGGGATTTTGTCTGCAACATTGCTCTGTCTCATTATAACTCCACGAAGGGCGTTGTACTGATTTCATTGGCAACTATTTTCGCAGTTCCATTTAGCAGAAAGGCttcatgttttttgttgatttctCTCTGGATTggtcattttttgcaatgtGAATTTTTCACTGCAGTCTTGAGTTTAGACTTTAGGAGATTCGAGAGTGATAACATCCTGGTAGTTAGTAAGTCCAAGAGTGAGGCATATCTTGACCAAGATGTCCAACCATCCCCAACTTCGAAGAACTCACTAAAAAAGTGGTGTTCATATGACCAGCTCTGCTCAGTTAGTTGCTCGATagcattctttttattatacACAGTGTGCTTTAACAGGAGATTCGCGTTAACGAGAACATCAACATcaatattttacaaaattttcacaTTTAAGTTTTCATCTATCATACCTTCCTCGCGCCCAAGTCCAAATGCGGTTTTCGACCATCGTCTTGCGGCTGATCTGATGTCCGATCCAGCCTTTGTTGGAAGCTTAGAGGGTAAGATTGATTTACTTCTTTCATTTATTCAACCGGTTTTCGTACTGAAAGTAGATAAAGGCGGAAATGAAGGAAATCTCAGTGACATAAAAGTCAGCCAGATGTTTGACAACTCTTCCTTCACTTCTGCTTACAAGTTTGAGTTTACCTACGCGTTAGAATCCATCCTCTTGGTTTTGTTAGTAATCTCCTGTACTCTGTTGttgcttcaaaagataatgGTTAAATTAGACAGCATTAATGGACTCAAAACGCCCGAGTTACATCAAGGTATTATTCCCCAAGATAACgagaagagaaaagaggaaaaagatCATGTTACAAATCAAACGGAGAAATTGCATAATCCAGAGAACTCGGTTGACCAGTTTCATATCAAAGAGCTATACAATCAGGGACATACCTTGGATATAATCGATATCACGGACTCAAAATCGCCTTTTGTAGTTTCGGTTGGTCTCGACTATAAAGTCTTCGTATGGTCACCATTAGTAGAACCAATCCCGCCCCCAGCGTCAATTCCATTACATCGAAAGTTTTGGCCATTATCCAAAGTTATCATAAGTAATGATGGGTATCATATTGCGTTTTTCAGCAAACATGGTAATATTACTGCATGGTCAAGAAGACACATGAAATTCATGTGGGAACTACAAATGAAGCAAAACTTGTCTAAGAACAATGCTGCTCCATTGGAAGCCTTCTTCAGAAAGATTACAGTAccctctttcaaaagaaatagaCAGCAGGCTTCTGGATCCAAACAGCCACTCAAGAATGATCGCGTGAGCCTCAACACTTTAGATTTCATTACAGTGACATCGGTAGCTGGTATAGACGCGTCCTATGAGCAAATAACAAATAATCCgaatgatgaagacgaaaatGAGGAACTTGTT contains:
- the RPC34 gene encoding DNA-directed RNA polymerase III subunit C34 (similar to Saccharomyces cerevisiae RPC34 (YNR003C); ancestral locus Anc_1.426) yields the protein MNSLLETSIELSDTAKELHLKMVRGGPGVMFTQIELQGFIGVSSLGDLMLIIQELLDKNLIKLVKQNNELKFQAVGIDEAQKKSTMSAEESLVYSYIEASGREGIWTKTIKAKTNLHQHVVLKCLKSLESQRYVKSVKSVKFPTRKIYMLYNLQPSIDVTGGPWFTDSELDVEFINSLLTIVWRFVSEKTFPDGFKNFSGSNIEKLYSPDVKNYSTTQDILDFIIGAQVANVELTTTNIRSLCDVLVYDDKLEKVHHDCYKVTLQSVLQMTQTASKDAEFCIFDYYNSIAPSQNDKDAVYFDEWPL
- the RVS161 gene encoding amphiphysin-like protein RVS161 (similar to Saccharomyces cerevisiae RVS161 (YCR009C); ancestral locus Anc_1.424), which translates into the protein MSWEGFKKAINRAGQSVIIKEVDKTIDKEYDIEERRYKVLQRAGDALQKDAKGFLDSLRAVTASQVTVAEVISNLYDDSKYVSAGGYNVGNYYLQCVQDFDSETVKQLDGPFREAVLDPVSKFSAYFKEIDEAVKKREHKKRDYDAAKAKVRRLVDKPAKDASKLPRAEKELALAKDIFDNLNDQLKQELPQLIALRVPYFDPSFEALVKIQLRFCTDGYTRLAQIQQYLDQQSRDDYANGLLDDKINDLLHQMQSLDICALGFK